One part of the Pseudoliparis swirei isolate HS2019 ecotype Mariana Trench chromosome 6, NWPU_hadal_v1, whole genome shotgun sequence genome encodes these proteins:
- the LOC130194811 gene encoding gastrula zinc finger protein XlCGF57.1-like, with protein MRKKPFCCDECGKRFTRRGNLKSHMRVHTGEKLFSCVECGNRFTEQGNLKRHMRIHTGEKPFSCVECGNRFTEQGNLKSHMRIHTGEKPFSCDECGKRFSQQGALKKHRVHTGEKPFSCDECGKRFTVQESLKRHMRVHTGEKSFSCDVCGNRCTQQGDLKRHMVVHTGEKPFICGVCVKRFTKQQNLKKHRVHTG; from the coding sequence ATGAGAAAGAAACCATTCTgttgtgacgagtgtgggaaaagatttacacgtcGGGGAAATCTGAAGagccacatgagagtccacacaggagagaaactattcagttgtgtCGAGTGTGGGAATagatttacagaacagggaaatctgaagagacacatgagaatccacacaggagagaaaccattcagttgtgtcGAGTGTGGGAATagatttacagaacagggaaatctgaagagccacatgagaatccacacaggggagaaaccattcagttgtgacgagtgtgggaaaagattttcaCAACAGGGAGCTCTGAAGAAACacagagtccacacaggagagaaaccattcagttgtgacgagtgtgggaaaagatttacagtacAGGAaagtctgaagagacacatgagagtccacacaggagagaaatcattcagttgtgatgtgtgtgggaACAGATGTACGCAACAGGGagatctgaagagacacatggtagtccacacaggagagaaaccattcatttgtggtgtgtgtgtgaaaagattTACAAAACAGCAAAATCTGAAGAAACacagagtccacacaggatag